The Phyllopteryx taeniolatus isolate TA_2022b chromosome 7, UOR_Ptae_1.2, whole genome shotgun sequence genome has a segment encoding these proteins:
- the dio1 gene encoding type I iodothyronine deiodinase isoform X1, with translation MFVQKVLLYVRTGSMLLYVLCWNVVLRAVHLISPALAKKAILKMNERTTMNKNPSFTYDDWGPTFLTHAFVKTAAGHMWASLGQKAFVGGRAPDSPVVSMDEQQSSICNFFNGSRPLVLSFGSCSUPPFMFKLDLFKQLVRDFGDVADFLVVYIEEAHSTDGWAFTNNIRIRKHRSLEDRMAAAQILIREDPLCPVVVDQMSNTASAEYGALPERLYVLREGKVLYEGGMGPWGYSPQEVRSVLEKMK, from the exons ATGTTCGTGCAAaaggtgctcctgtacgtccgAACCGGCTCCATGTTACTCTACGTGCTGTGCTGGAATGTCGTCCTGCGCGCCGTGCACTTGATCTCGCCAGCCTTGGCCAAGAAGGCGATCCTGAAGATGAACGAAAGGACCACGATGAACAAGAATCCCAGTTTCACGTACGACGACTGGGGCCCCACGTTCCTGACCCACGCGTTCGTCAAAACGGCCGCGGGCCACATGTGGGCGTCGCTGGGACAGAAGGCGTTCGTGGGGGGGCGCGCTCCGGACTCGCCCGTGGTCTCCATGGACGAGCAGCAGAGCAGCATCTGCAACTTCTTCAACG GTTCGAGGCCTCTGGTGTTGAGCTTCGGAAGTTGCAGCTGACCGCCGTTCATGTTCAAGCTGGACCTGTTCAAGCAGCTCGTCCGGGACTTCGGCGACGTGGCCGACTTTCTGGTGGTCTACATCGAGGAGGCCCACTCGACCG ACGGCTGGGCCTTCACCAACAACATTCGAATCCGGAAGCACCGGAGCTTGGAGGACAGGATGGCGGCGGCGCAGATCCTCATCAGGGAGGATCCGCTCTGCCCCGTGGTGGTGGACCAAATGAGCAACACGGCGTCCGCGGAGTACGGCGCGCTGCCCGAGAGGCTCTACGTGCTGCGCGAGGGCAAAGTCCTCTACGAG GGAGGCATGGGGCCTTGGGGCTACAGCCCGCAGGAGGTGCGCTCGGTGCTGGAGAAGATGAAGTAG
- the dio1 gene encoding type I iodothyronine deiodinase isoform X2: protein MFVQKVLLYVRTGSMLLYVLCWNVVLRAVHLISPALAKKAILKMNERTTMNKNPSFTYDDWGPTFLTHAFVKTAAGHMWASLGQKAFVGGRAPDSPVVSMDEQQSSICNFFNDGWAFTNNIRIRKHRSLEDRMAAAQILIREDPLCPVVVDQMSNTASAEYGALPERLYVLREGKVLYEGGMGPWGYSPQEVRSVLEKMK from the exons ATGTTCGTGCAAaaggtgctcctgtacgtccgAACCGGCTCCATGTTACTCTACGTGCTGTGCTGGAATGTCGTCCTGCGCGCCGTGCACTTGATCTCGCCAGCCTTGGCCAAGAAGGCGATCCTGAAGATGAACGAAAGGACCACGATGAACAAGAATCCCAGTTTCACGTACGACGACTGGGGCCCCACGTTCCTGACCCACGCGTTCGTCAAAACGGCCGCGGGCCACATGTGGGCGTCGCTGGGACAGAAGGCGTTCGTGGGGGGGCGCGCTCCGGACTCGCCCGTGGTCTCCATGGACGAGCAGCAGAGCAGCATCTGCAACTTCTTCAACG ACGGCTGGGCCTTCACCAACAACATTCGAATCCGGAAGCACCGGAGCTTGGAGGACAGGATGGCGGCGGCGCAGATCCTCATCAGGGAGGATCCGCTCTGCCCCGTGGTGGTGGACCAAATGAGCAACACGGCGTCCGCGGAGTACGGCGCGCTGCCCGAGAGGCTCTACGTGCTGCGCGAGGGCAAAGTCCTCTACGAG GGAGGCATGGGGCCTTGGGGCTACAGCCCGCAGGAGGTGCGCTCGGTGCTGGAGAAGATGAAGTAG
- the rex1bd gene encoding required for excision 1-B domain-containing protein: MVSTDFKALIQRFYQLQSERLETYRLLEEGHEAYLRTGPQYDFEHYKQLVHQITLAFSGISKELLDIKDKFRLRLDRPDLSEHVDELQCKEKHKLQLTAQLQLARQRAQDHPDEQDACQETIQHLKRGIIKTHEALSEIMQDFKYDSEESD, encoded by the exons ATG GTTTCCACTGATTTCAAAGCGCTGATCCAAAGGTTTTACCAGCTGCAGTCAGAGCGTCTGGAGACCTATCGACTCTTGGAGGA AGGCCACGAGGCCTACCTGAGGACGGGCCCGCAGTATGACTTCGAGCACTACAAGCAGCTCGTGCACCAGATCACGCTGGCCTTCAGCGGCATCTCCAAGGAGCTTCTGGACATCAAGGACAAGTTCCGGCTCCGCTTGGACCGGCCCGACCTTTCGGAACACGTCGACGAGCTGCAGTGCAAAGAGAAGCACAAGCTCCAACTG ACAGCTCAACTGCAGCTGGCCAGGCAGCGGGCTCAGGACCACCCGGACGAGCAGGACGCCTGTCAGGAGACCATCCAGCACCTCAAACGCGG GATCATCAAGACCCACGAGGCGCTCAGCGAGATTATGCAGGACTTCAAGTACGACTCCGAGGAGAGTGATTGA
- the fam78bb gene encoding protein FAM78B gives MGCIHSIACNKSRVRRENVVVCELAATIDRRPTAVEEDSAIVLRYKTPYFKASARVVMPPIPRHETWVVGWIQACTRMEFYNTYGDLGMSSWELPELREGLVRAISDSDGVSYPWYGNTTETVTIVGPTSKPSRFTVSMNDNFYPSVTWAVPVSRSDTPALTNVKRDQSFTTWLVALNTTSREKIPLRAIKWRMRVDIAVDPARPLGSRARLASRAHQDQPRVLSRTEPIPANAMGRPNANDAQLLMWRPRRGPPLVVIPPK, from the exons ATGGGCTGCATCCATAGCATCGCCTGCAACAAGTCGCGCGTCCGCAGGGAGAACGTGGTCGTGTGCGAGCTGGCGGCCACCATCGACCGCCGCCCCACGGCCGTGGAGGAGGACTCGGCCATCGTGCTGCGCTACAAGACGCCCTACTTCAAAGCGTCCGCCCGGGTCGTCATGCCGCCCATCCCGCGACACGAGACCTGGGTGGTGGGCTGGATCCAGGCGTGCACCCGCATGGAGTTCTACAACACCTACGGGGACCTCGGCAT GTCGAGTTGGGAGCTGCCCGAGCTGCGCGAAGGCCTGGTGCGGGCCATCAGCGACTCGGACGGCGTCAGCTACCCGTGGTACGGCAACACCACCGAGACGGTCACCATCGTGGGGCCCACCTCCAAGCCGTCCCGCTTCACCGTCAGCATGAATGACAATTTCTACCCTAGCGTCACCTGGGCCGTGCCGGTGAGCCGGTCCGACACGCCCGCGCTCACTAACGTCAAGCGCGACCAGAGCTTCACCACCTGGCTGGTGGCGCTCAACACCACCTCCAGGGAGAAGATCCCGCTGCGCGCCATCAAGTGGCGCATGCGGGTGGACATCGCCGTGGACCCGGCGCGGCCTCTGGGCTCCAGGGCCCGGCTGGCGAGCCGGGCGCACCAGGACCAGCCGCGGGTGCTGAGCCGCACGGAGCCCATTCCGGCCAACGCCATGGGGAGGCCCAACGCCAACGACGCCCAACTCCTCATGTGGAGGCCCAGGAGGGGGCCTCCGCTTGTCGTCATACCGCCCAAGTAG
- the LOC133481157 gene encoding UDP-N-acetylglucosamine transporter-like isoform X2 encodes MVSSRLKYLSLGVLVFQTTSLVLIMRYSRTLPAEGPRYLASSAVVAAEVVKIFICLMLVFRDHSYSVRAFNIVLRQEIARKPMETLKLAIPSGIYTLQNNLLYVALSNLDAATYQLTYQLKILTTALFSVFMLGRRLGIYQWLSLIVLMTGVALVQWPSESSVVAEKASVSTGSQFVGVTAVLVACCSSGFAGVYFEKILKESKQSVWIRNIQLGMFGLFFGFFGMMSFDGDKVRESGMFQGYNVVTCAVVTLQALGGLVIAAVIKYADNILKGFATSLSIILSTFISYFWLQDFEPTSVFFLGAVLVIAATFLYGYKAKPSPNPSRA; translated from the exons ATGGTTTCATCTCGGCTGAAGTACCTGTCTCTGGGCGTGCTGGTGTTCCAGACCACGTCCCTGGTGCTCATCATGCGCTACTCCCGGACCCTGCCGGCGGAGGGCCCGCGGTACCTGGCGTCCTCGGCCGTGGTGGCGGCCGAGGTCGTGAAGATCTTCATCTGCTTGATGCTCGTCTTCAGAGACCACA GCTACAGCGTGCGAGCGTTCAACATCGTCCTTCGCCAGGAGATCGCCCGCAAGCCCATGGAAACCCTCAAGCTGGCCATCCCCTCGGGCATCTACACCCTGCAGAACAACCTGCTCTACGTGGCCCTGTCCAACCTGGACGCCGCCACCTACCAG CTCACGTACCAGCTGAAGATCCTGACCACGGCTCTGTTCTCCGTGTTCATGCTGGGACGCCGGCTGGGCATCTACCAGTGGCTCTCTTTGATCGTCCTCATGACCGGAGTGGCTCTCGTACAG TGGCCGTCTGAATCCTCGGTGGTGGCGGAGAAGGCGTCCGTGTCCACGGGCTCCCAGTTTGTGGGCGTCACGGCCGTTCTGGTGGCGTGCTGCTCCAGCGGCTTCGCCGGCGTCTACTTCGAGAAGATCCTGAAGGAGAGCAAACAGAGCGTCTGGATACGCAACATCCAGCTCG GGATGTTCGGCTTGTTTTTTGGCTTTTTCGGGATGATGAGCTTCGACGGGGACAAAGTGAGGGAGTCGGGAATGTTCCAGGGTTACAACGTGGTCACCTGTGCCGTGGTCACGCTGCAG GCGCTGGGCGGTCTGGTCATCGCGGCGGTCATCAAGTATGCCGACAACATCCTCAAAGGTTTCGCGACGTCGCTCTCCATCATCCTCTCCACGTTTATTTCCTACTTTTGGCTCCAGGACTTCGAGCCCACCAG CGTCTTCTTCTTGGGAGCCGTCCTCGTCATCGCCGCCACATTCCTCTACGGCTACAAAGCCAAGCCGTCCCCCAACCCCAGCAGGGCGTGA
- the LOC133481157 gene encoding UDP-N-acetylglucosamine transporter-like isoform X3: MVSSRLKYLSLGVLVFQTTSLVLIMRYSRTLPAEGPRYLASSAVVAAEVVKIFICLMLVFRDHSYSVRAFNIVLRQEIARKPMETLKLAIPSGIYTLQNNLLYVALSNLDAATYQLTYQLKILTTALFSVFMLGRRLGIYQWLSLIVLMTGVALVQWPSESSVVAEKASVSTGSQFVGVTAVLVACCSSGFAGVYFEKILKESKQSVWIRNIQLGMFGLFFGFFGMMSFDGDKVRESGMFQGYNVVTCAVVTLQALGGLVIAAVIKYADNILKGFATSLSIILSTFISYFWLQDFEPTRHATRNSDLSVYWENP; this comes from the exons ATGGTTTCATCTCGGCTGAAGTACCTGTCTCTGGGCGTGCTGGTGTTCCAGACCACGTCCCTGGTGCTCATCATGCGCTACTCCCGGACCCTGCCGGCGGAGGGCCCGCGGTACCTGGCGTCCTCGGCCGTGGTGGCGGCCGAGGTCGTGAAGATCTTCATCTGCTTGATGCTCGTCTTCAGAGACCACA GCTACAGCGTGCGAGCGTTCAACATCGTCCTTCGCCAGGAGATCGCCCGCAAGCCCATGGAAACCCTCAAGCTGGCCATCCCCTCGGGCATCTACACCCTGCAGAACAACCTGCTCTACGTGGCCCTGTCCAACCTGGACGCCGCCACCTACCAG CTCACGTACCAGCTGAAGATCCTGACCACGGCTCTGTTCTCCGTGTTCATGCTGGGACGCCGGCTGGGCATCTACCAGTGGCTCTCTTTGATCGTCCTCATGACCGGAGTGGCTCTCGTACAG TGGCCGTCTGAATCCTCGGTGGTGGCGGAGAAGGCGTCCGTGTCCACGGGCTCCCAGTTTGTGGGCGTCACGGCCGTTCTGGTGGCGTGCTGCTCCAGCGGCTTCGCCGGCGTCTACTTCGAGAAGATCCTGAAGGAGAGCAAACAGAGCGTCTGGATACGCAACATCCAGCTCG GGATGTTCGGCTTGTTTTTTGGCTTTTTCGGGATGATGAGCTTCGACGGGGACAAAGTGAGGGAGTCGGGAATGTTCCAGGGTTACAACGTGGTCACCTGTGCCGTGGTCACGCTGCAG GCGCTGGGCGGTCTGGTCATCGCGGCGGTCATCAAGTATGCCGACAACATCCTCAAAGGTTTCGCGACGTCGCTCTCCATCATCCTCTCCACGTTTATTTCCTACTTTTGGCTCCAGGACTTCGAGCCCACCAG GCATGCAACTCGAAACTCGGACTTGTCTGTATACTGGGAAAACccgtaa
- the LOC133481157 gene encoding UDP-N-acetylglucosamine transporter-like isoform X1 — MVSSRLKYLSLGVLVFQTTSLVLIMRYSRTLPAEGPRYLASSAVVAAEVVKIFICLMLVFRDHSYSVRAFNIVLRQEIARKPMETLKLAIPSGIYTLQNNLLYVALSNLDAATYQLTYQLKILTTALFSVFMLGRRLGIYQWLSLIVLMTGVALVQWPSESSVVAEKASVSTGSQFVGVTAVLVACCSSGFAGVYFEKILKESKQSVWIRNIQLGMFGLFFGFFGMMSFDGDKVRESGMFQGYNVVTCAVVTLQALGGLVIAAVIKYADNILKGFATSLSIILSTFISYFWLQDFEPTRYKQHPLLASVVICCGICKAEAFTVVFLSLYTLEVFVSEPA; from the exons ATGGTTTCATCTCGGCTGAAGTACCTGTCTCTGGGCGTGCTGGTGTTCCAGACCACGTCCCTGGTGCTCATCATGCGCTACTCCCGGACCCTGCCGGCGGAGGGCCCGCGGTACCTGGCGTCCTCGGCCGTGGTGGCGGCCGAGGTCGTGAAGATCTTCATCTGCTTGATGCTCGTCTTCAGAGACCACA GCTACAGCGTGCGAGCGTTCAACATCGTCCTTCGCCAGGAGATCGCCCGCAAGCCCATGGAAACCCTCAAGCTGGCCATCCCCTCGGGCATCTACACCCTGCAGAACAACCTGCTCTACGTGGCCCTGTCCAACCTGGACGCCGCCACCTACCAG CTCACGTACCAGCTGAAGATCCTGACCACGGCTCTGTTCTCCGTGTTCATGCTGGGACGCCGGCTGGGCATCTACCAGTGGCTCTCTTTGATCGTCCTCATGACCGGAGTGGCTCTCGTACAG TGGCCGTCTGAATCCTCGGTGGTGGCGGAGAAGGCGTCCGTGTCCACGGGCTCCCAGTTTGTGGGCGTCACGGCCGTTCTGGTGGCGTGCTGCTCCAGCGGCTTCGCCGGCGTCTACTTCGAGAAGATCCTGAAGGAGAGCAAACAGAGCGTCTGGATACGCAACATCCAGCTCG GGATGTTCGGCTTGTTTTTTGGCTTTTTCGGGATGATGAGCTTCGACGGGGACAAAGTGAGGGAGTCGGGAATGTTCCAGGGTTACAACGTGGTCACCTGTGCCGTGGTCACGCTGCAG GCGCTGGGCGGTCTGGTCATCGCGGCGGTCATCAAGTATGCCGACAACATCCTCAAAGGTTTCGCGACGTCGCTCTCCATCATCCTCTCCACGTTTATTTCCTACTTTTGGCTCCAGGACTTCGAGCCCACCAGGTACAAGCAACACCCTCTTCTCGCGTCCGTTGTCATTTgctgtggcatctgtaaagctgaagctTTTACAGTTGTGTTTTTAAGTTTATATACCCTGGAAGTATTTGTAAGCGAACCTGCGTGA